One stretch of Chryseobacterium indologenes DNA includes these proteins:
- a CDS encoding Crp/Fnr family transcriptional regulator — MKTINCMNIDEELLYSFGAEVKTYKKREIIFKEGDHAQYYFQISGGKVKLNNYNEDGKEFIHNILGKNQSFGDPLLFLDHLYPMNAISLETSEIIRLPKGNFIEMLKKHPELSLEMNACFSQQVYYKFVMMQSLSSQNPVLRLKGLMNYLKSYHDGDCTHCFTIAFTRQQLANLTGLRVETVIRTLKKMEQEGDIIFKDRKILY; from the coding sequence ATGAAGACAATAAACTGTATGAATATCGATGAAGAACTTCTGTACTCATTTGGTGCAGAAGTCAAAACTTATAAGAAACGTGAAATCATTTTTAAAGAAGGGGATCACGCACAATATTATTTTCAGATTTCTGGCGGAAAGGTAAAGCTTAATAATTATAATGAAGACGGAAAAGAATTCATTCATAATATCTTAGGAAAAAACCAAAGCTTTGGGGATCCGCTTCTTTTTTTGGATCATCTATATCCCATGAATGCTATAAGTCTGGAAACTTCTGAAATTATAAGGTTGCCAAAGGGTAATTTTATAGAAATGCTCAAAAAACATCCTGAGCTTTCCCTGGAAATGAATGCCTGTTTCTCTCAACAGGTTTATTATAAATTTGTGATGATGCAGAGCCTGTCTTCTCAAAATCCGGTACTCCGCTTGAAAGGCCTTATGAATTACCTTAAAAGCTATCATGACGGAGACTGTACCCATTGCTTTACGATAGCATTTACAAGACAACAGCTTGCTAATCTTACAGGATTGCGTGTAGAAACAGTGATCCGTACCTTAAAAAAAATGGAACAGGAGGGTGATATCATCTTTAAAGACAGAAAAATTTTATATTAA
- a CDS encoding Crp/Fnr family transcriptional regulator: MKNINNYLAKVLNVPLQSVNTCSLHYEVKKIPKNQFLLQYGEICRHIFFVEKGLLKMYSIDKNGKEHIIQFAPESWLISDRSSLYFNEKSNYYIEAVEDSEVLFLHPDFFNKLVEQFPNSIERSDFLLQKHIRSLQNRINSLLGETAEERYMKFIKMYPDLLLRVLQWMIASYLGITPESLSRVRKELARKNFVPDNK, encoded by the coding sequence ATGAAGAATATTAATAATTATTTAGCCAAAGTTTTGAATGTTCCGCTCCAAAGTGTGAACACCTGCAGCCTGCATTATGAAGTAAAAAAAATCCCTAAAAACCAGTTCCTTCTTCAATATGGCGAAATATGCAGACATATATTCTTTGTAGAGAAAGGACTTTTGAAAATGTACTCTATTGACAAAAACGGGAAAGAGCACATTATACAGTTTGCCCCTGAAAGCTGGCTGATTTCTGACAGAAGCAGTCTTTATTTTAATGAAAAATCCAATTATTATATAGAAGCGGTAGAAGATTCAGAAGTTTTGTTTTTACATCCTGATTTCTTCAATAAACTCGTAGAACAATTCCCTAATAGTATTGAACGTAGTGATTTTCTGCTTCAGAAACACATCAGAAGTCTTCAAAACAGAATTAATTCTTTATTGGGAGAAACTGCGGAGGAAAGGTATATGAAGTTTATTAAAATGTATCCGGACCTGCTTCTTAGAGTTCTCCAATGGATGATTGCTTCCTATCTTGGTATTACTCCCGAAAGCTTAAGCCGTGTAAGGAAAGAACTGGCAAGAAAGAACTTCGTACCGGATAATAAATAA
- a CDS encoding catalase produces the protein MKPEEHNEKADQLKQHSTSNENEKLTTNQGLKINNNQDSLKAGDRGPSLLEDFILREKITHFDHERIPERVVHARGSGAHGVFKLNRSLAEYTKAKFLTELGKETPVFVRFSTVAGSKGSTDLARDVRGFAVKFYTEEGNYDLVANNMPVFFIQDAIKFPDLIHAVKPEPDNEIPQAASAHDTFWDFISLMPESMHMIMWLMSDRAIPRSLRMMEGFGVHSFKFINGEGKVHFVKFHFKPKLGVHSVAWNEAQTISGVDSDFHKRDLWEAIENGDFPEWDFGVQLIPEEDEDRFDFDLLDPTKLVPEEEVPVEIIGTLTLNRNPDNFFAETEQVAFHPGHIVPGIDFTNDPLLQGRLFSYTDTQLSRLGSPNFHEIPINRSFNTIHNNQRDGHMRQQIVKGKSSYEPNSIGGGCPFQAMMSEGAFVSHQERVSGSKIRERSKSFVDHYSQAKLFYNSQSTPEKEHLHNAFIFELSKVTLPSVRERLVGQLAYIDTFLAWRVAEKLGVEVKKLDWPNQSLPADSNIVELQSEEREPKTKVSESLSMKNTVKNTIKSRKIGFIIASGVHHKEINEMKIKLETEGARVEFIAPSLAKVRTDDGSELTPKHSLTSTASVCFDALVICSGEDSVKELMIPENKHLVLHFINEAYKHCKALYFGSGTEPLYHNSNIASKKHEDPGIIIQEDNTATDQFINAIAQHRVWDLEMERNAQS, from the coding sequence ATGAAACCTGAAGAACATAATGAAAAAGCAGATCAATTAAAGCAACATAGCACTTCCAATGAGAATGAGAAGCTGACCACCAATCAAGGCTTAAAGATTAACAACAATCAGGACTCCTTAAAAGCAGGAGACAGAGGACCGTCGTTACTTGAAGACTTTATTTTACGAGAGAAAATTACTCATTTCGATCATGAAAGAATTCCTGAAAGAGTAGTTCATGCCCGTGGATCCGGTGCTCATGGCGTTTTTAAACTTAACAGAAGTCTTGCAGAATATACAAAAGCCAAATTCTTAACGGAATTGGGTAAGGAAACTCCTGTTTTTGTACGTTTTTCTACCGTTGCAGGAAGTAAAGGAAGCACCGATCTGGCAAGAGATGTACGCGGTTTTGCCGTTAAATTTTATACGGAAGAAGGAAATTATGACCTGGTCGCGAATAATATGCCTGTATTTTTTATCCAAGACGCGATAAAATTTCCGGATCTCATCCATGCTGTAAAACCTGAGCCGGATAATGAAATTCCACAGGCAGCATCTGCCCATGATACATTCTGGGACTTCATCTCTCTGATGCCGGAAAGCATGCACATGATAATGTGGTTGATGAGTGACAGAGCCATTCCAAGAAGCTTAAGAATGATGGAAGGGTTCGGGGTCCATTCTTTTAAATTTATTAATGGAGAAGGGAAAGTACATTTTGTGAAATTTCATTTTAAACCCAAACTCGGTGTACACTCTGTAGCATGGAATGAAGCCCAGACTATCTCAGGAGTAGATTCTGATTTTCATAAAAGAGATCTTTGGGAAGCTATTGAAAACGGAGATTTTCCTGAATGGGATTTTGGAGTCCAGCTGATTCCGGAGGAAGATGAAGATCGTTTTGATTTTGACCTTCTTGATCCCACAAAACTTGTCCCGGAAGAAGAAGTTCCAGTAGAAATCATAGGAACTTTAACTTTAAATAGAAATCCTGATAATTTCTTTGCAGAAACAGAACAGGTGGCTTTCCATCCGGGACATATTGTACCCGGAATTGATTTCACCAATGATCCGCTGTTGCAGGGAAGATTATTTTCATATACCGACACTCAACTATCAAGGCTGGGCTCTCCCAACTTCCATGAAATACCGATTAACCGTTCCTTCAATACAATTCACAATAATCAGCGGGACGGACACATGAGACAACAGATCGTTAAGGGGAAAAGCAGTTATGAGCCTAACTCTATAGGTGGAGGATGTCCTTTCCAGGCTATGATGTCTGAAGGAGCTTTTGTTTCCCACCAGGAAAGAGTTTCAGGCTCTAAAATTCGTGAGAGAAGCAAAAGCTTTGTAGATCATTATTCACAAGCTAAATTATTTTACAACAGCCAGTCAACACCTGAAAAAGAACATCTTCACAATGCTTTCATTTTTGAATTGTCAAAAGTTACGCTCCCTTCTGTAAGAGAGAGACTGGTAGGCCAATTAGCTTATATTGATACGTTCCTTGCATGGCGTGTTGCTGAAAAACTAGGGGTGGAAGTCAAGAAGCTGGACTGGCCGAACCAAAGCTTACCTGCAGACAGCAATATTGTAGAGTTGCAGAGCGAGGAAAGAGAACCCAAAACGAAAGTTTCGGAATCCCTGAGTATGAAAAACACGGTTAAAAATACGATTAAAAGCAGAAAAATTGGTTTTATTATAGCTAGCGGAGTACATCATAAAGAGATAAATGAGATGAAAATAAAGCTGGAAACAGAAGGGGCACGTGTTGAATTTATTGCGCCAAGCCTGGCTAAGGTAAGAACAGATGACGGTTCAGAGCTTACTCCGAAACATTCTTTGACCAGTACTGCCAGTGTTTGTTTTGACGCATTAGTTATATGTTCGGGTGAAGATTCCGTAAAGGAACTGATGATCCCCGAAAACAAACATCTGGTCTTGCATTTTATCAATGAAGCTTATAAACACTGCAAAGCCCTTTATTTTGGATCTGGTACTGAACCTCTTTACCATAACAGTAATATTGCATCAAAAAAACATGAAGATCCTGGAATCATTATACAGGAAGATAATACAGCTACAGATCAATTCATCAATGCCATTGCCCAACATAGAGTCTGGGATCTTGAAATGGAGAGAAACGCTCAATCATAA
- a CDS encoding DMT family transporter yields the protein MMTDTISKDQAVNGWINGFIGVLLFSGSMPATKLAVMEMNPIFATIARAVIAGILALSVLLIYKEKRPAKNQLFSLVLVAIGCVIGFPLLSSLALQYLTSAHSIVFLGMLPLATAIFGVFRGGEKPHPVFWIFSVIGSALVIGYAFSQGISASPIGDILMLLAIILCGMGYAEGAKLSKTLGGWQVISWALVISLPVMLPLFFIYFPSNVESITFKGWFGLGYISLFSMFIGFIFWYKGLAQGGITTVGQLQLLQPFFGLGLAAYLLHEQVSIGMLGITVGVILCVAGTKRFAK from the coding sequence ATGATGACAGATACAATTTCAAAAGACCAGGCTGTTAACGGCTGGATCAATGGCTTTATAGGCGTATTGCTTTTTAGTGGTTCTATGCCAGCTACCAAACTTGCCGTAATGGAAATGAACCCTATATTCGCAACGATTGCCCGTGCTGTGATTGCCGGAATTCTGGCTCTTTCGGTTTTATTGATTTATAAAGAAAAGCGTCCTGCAAAAAATCAGTTATTTTCTTTAGTTCTGGTAGCTATAGGGTGTGTTATAGGGTTTCCTTTGCTTTCTTCGTTAGCATTGCAGTATCTTACCTCTGCTCATTCTATTGTGTTTTTGGGAATGTTACCTTTGGCTACTGCAATTTTCGGAGTTTTCCGTGGTGGGGAAAAACCGCATCCTGTATTCTGGATCTTTTCTGTAATCGGAAGCGCGTTAGTAATTGGTTATGCTTTCTCTCAGGGTATTTCAGCTTCTCCTATTGGTGATATTCTGATGCTTCTGGCCATCATTCTTTGTGGAATGGGATATGCAGAAGGCGCCAAACTTTCTAAAACATTGGGTGGATGGCAGGTTATTTCATGGGCACTTGTTATTTCTCTGCCTGTTATGCTTCCTTTATTTTTTATTTATTTTCCATCCAATGTGGAGTCCATTACCTTTAAAGGATGGTTTGGATTAGGCTATATTTCTCTGTTCAGTATGTTTATCGGATTTATATTTTGGTATAAGGGATTGGCTCAAGGTGGAATTACTACAGTAGGGCAACTTCAGTTATTACAGCCGTTTTTTGGACTTGGCTTGGCGGCCTATCTACTTCATGAACAGGTAAGTATAGGAATGTTAGGTATTACAGTTGGGGTTATTCTTTGTGTTGCAGGAACCAAAAGATTTGCGAAATAA
- a CDS encoding ferritin-like domain-containing protein, with amino-acid sequence MPNKILETNTAASAPKKGTGDKTSINEDEMKNSPLHKFFVSALKDIYYAENAILEALEKMQEAASSEDLKDAFEDHHLQTQKHVKRLEKVFKLIDETPEKKECKAIKGIIEEGEEIIKSTEEGTATRDVGLIIAAQKVEHYEIATYGGLAQLAITMGHHKAADLLERTLQEEEDTDADLTEIAETSINFDAEQED; translated from the coding sequence ATGCCCAACAAAATTTTAGAAACAAATACTGCCGCTTCTGCTCCTAAGAAAGGAACAGGAGATAAGACAAGCATCAATGAAGATGAAATGAAAAACTCACCGCTTCACAAATTTTTTGTAAGCGCCCTTAAAGATATTTATTACGCTGAAAATGCAATTCTGGAAGCATTGGAAAAAATGCAGGAAGCAGCTAGCAGCGAAGATTTAAAAGATGCTTTCGAAGATCATCATCTTCAGACCCAGAAACATGTAAAACGCCTGGAAAAAGTATTCAAACTTATTGATGAAACTCCTGAAAAGAAAGAATGTAAAGCTATAAAAGGAATCATTGAAGAAGGCGAAGAAATTATTAAGTCTACTGAAGAAGGTACTGCAACCAGAGACGTGGGGCTTATTATTGCCGCTCAAAAGGTTGAACATTATGAAATCGCCACATACGGAGGTCTTGCCCAGCTTGCGATCACAATGGGACACCATAAAGCCGCAGACCTCCTGGAAAGAACATTACAGGAAGAAGAAGATACTGATGCTGATCTTACAGAAATAGCGGAAACATCTATCAATTTTGATGCTGAACAGGAAGATTAA
- the ytxJ gene encoding bacillithiol system redox-active protein YtxJ, with translation MSFFDKIFGGNNQTPDQKSFWKNIMSEEDLEKAIESSYQHRIAIFKHSTSCFISKTVLRNFEKEIENSENKVEVYYLDLLAHRPLSNKIAEDFGIRHESPQLIVIENGKPVNSASHQDITLSQII, from the coding sequence ATGAGTTTTTTTGATAAAATATTCGGTGGAAATAATCAAACCCCTGATCAGAAATCTTTCTGGAAAAATATAATGTCTGAAGAAGACCTGGAAAAAGCCATTGAAAGTTCTTATCAGCATAGAATCGCTATATTTAAGCATTCAACAAGCTGTTTTATCAGCAAGACTGTATTGAGAAACTTTGAAAAGGAGATTGAAAATTCAGAAAATAAGGTTGAAGTATATTACCTTGATCTATTGGCCCACCGCCCTCTTTCAAATAAAATTGCTGAGGATTTTGGGATAAGACATGAAAGTCCGCAGCTGATTGTTATCGAGAACGGAAAACCCGTTAACAGTGCTTCGCACCAGGACATTACTTTAAGCCAAATCATATAA
- a CDS encoding Crp/Fnr family transcriptional regulator, translating into MVIDENTLFSAGAEIRHYKPTENIFCEGDVPHYYYQIITGEVKLNNYNEEGKEFIQNFLTEGQSCGESILFIDKPYPVNAEAVSDCSILRLHKTAFFNLLHKSPKLCMEISSFLSQRLYYKFVMMLNISSQNPSTRLKGLMDYLKSFQDDESPYSFMIPLTRQQMASLTGLCVETAIRTIKHMEKNKILKIENRKILY; encoded by the coding sequence ATGGTTATTGATGAGAACACTTTATTTTCAGCGGGAGCCGAAATAAGACATTATAAGCCTACAGAAAATATTTTCTGTGAGGGGGATGTACCTCACTATTATTACCAGATCATCACAGGAGAAGTAAAGCTGAATAATTATAATGAAGAAGGAAAAGAGTTTATACAAAACTTTTTAACAGAAGGACAAAGCTGCGGAGAATCTATACTCTTTATAGATAAGCCATATCCGGTGAATGCAGAAGCTGTTAGTGATTGTAGCATTTTGCGGCTTCATAAAACTGCCTTTTTCAATCTGCTACATAAATCTCCAAAATTATGTATGGAAATTAGCAGCTTCTTATCACAACGCCTTTACTATAAATTTGTGATGATGTTGAATATCTCATCACAAAACCCATCCACACGATTAAAGGGATTGATGGATTATCTTAAAAGTTTTCAGGATGATGAAAGTCCATATTCCTTCATGATTCCATTAACGAGGCAGCAGATGGCGAGTCTTACGGGGCTTTGTGTAGAAACAGCCATAAGGACTATAAAACACATGGAAAAGAATAAGATTCTGAAAATTGAGAATCGCAAAATTTTATATTAA
- a CDS encoding YfiT family bacillithiol transferase, with protein sequence MSDLAKKQFPIGPFETPENICDITLDTYIKAIKDFPGKLKNLIEHFTDEQLDTPYREGGWTVRQLVNHIADSHTNSFIRFKLALTEDNPTIKPYDEAKWAELQDSIHMPIKPAMRMIKGTHQRWTVLLKSLTNKQFERTFHHPEHNRSYNLRDNLALYVWHCNHHFAHIENLKKEKGW encoded by the coding sequence ATGAGTGACCTCGCTAAAAAACAATTTCCTATAGGACCGTTTGAAACCCCTGAAAACATCTGTGATATTACTTTAGATACTTATATTAAAGCAATTAAAGATTTTCCCGGAAAACTTAAAAACCTCATTGAACATTTTACAGACGAACAGCTTGATACTCCTTATAGAGAAGGAGGATGGACGGTAAGACAGCTTGTGAATCATATAGCTGACAGCCATACCAACAGCTTTATCCGTTTTAAGCTAGCTCTTACTGAAGATAATCCCACGATCAAGCCTTATGATGAAGCGAAATGGGCTGAGCTCCAGGATAGTATTCACATGCCTATCAAACCTGCTATGAGAATGATAAAAGGAACACACCAACGATGGACGGTGCTTCTTAAAAGTCTTACGAATAAACAGTTTGAGAGAACTTTTCATCATCCTGAACATAACAGAAGTTACAATTTAAGGGATAATCTTGCCCTCTATGTCTGGCATTGTAACCATCATTTTGCACATATTGAAAATCTGAAGAAAGAAAAAGGTTGGTAA
- a CDS encoding KGG domain-containing protein, which produces MNTRNSRNRSSRGHSHSPENLEEVYQLGYDHGFNDASRDEDYDDDFSEYENYFDEDNDDYDDDYDEDYEDDDNDYDDEEDYDEDDDDNNYNQRVRSGRNSGGRSGNGNQQRDSMGRFTSGRGNSRSNSSGGNSRGRSGSNSGSRSGNNRGGSSGNGTSRRGFASMSKADRTRIARMGGQASHGGGRASGNSRGSYNSGNSSSSGRNSNSSSGTSGRGFASMSKADRTRIARMGGQASHGGGRSSGRSGFGGRRNS; this is translated from the coding sequence ATGAACACTAGAAATTCAAGAAATCGTAGTTCAAGAGGACATTCGCATTCTCCAGAAAACCTGGAAGAAGTCTATCAATTAGGATATGACCATGGTTTTAACGATGCATCGAGAGATGAAGATTATGATGATGATTTTTCAGAATATGAAAATTATTTTGACGAAGACAACGACGATTATGATGATGACTATGATGAAGATTACGAGGATGATGATAATGACTACGATGATGAGGAGGATTATGACGAAGATGACGATGATAATAACTACAACCAGAGAGTCCGTAGTGGAAGAAATTCCGGAGGAAGATCGGGAAATGGTAATCAGCAGCGAGACAGCATGGGAAGATTTACCTCCGGAAGAGGAAATTCCCGCAGCAATAGCTCAGGAGGAAATTCCCGTGGACGTTCAGGTTCAAATTCAGGGTCTAGATCTGGTAATAACAGAGGTGGATCTTCAGGAAACGGAACATCCAGAAGAGGTTTTGCATCAATGAGCAAAGCTGACCGTACCAGAATAGCAAGAATGGGTGGACAAGCCTCCCATGGAGGTGGCCGGGCTTCAGGAAATTCCAGAGGATCTTATAATTCGGGGAACAGCAGTTCCTCAGGTCGTAACTCCAACTCAAGTTCCGGTACGTCGGGAAGAGGTTTTGCATCAATGAGCAAAGCTGATCGTACCAGAATAGCAAGAATGGGTGGACAGGCATCCCACGGCGGTGGCCGATCTTCCGGAAGATCCGGATTTGGTGGCAGACGTAATTCATAA
- a CDS encoding PLP-dependent aminotransferase family protein: MSKEFLYTEIADGIASQIRNGVLKAGDKLPSVRMLCNEHQVSMNTAKRVFLELESQSLVESKPQSGYFVSQLLSVKLPLPEVSRPSLIANNDEPDELISKVYENMGKKDITFFSIGVPSGDLLPQAKLKKEIVHAIRELKEGGTEYEELQGNLKLRRMIAVRSLQWGGNLHENDLITTNGGMNALSFCLMALGKPGDTIAIESPCYPGILQLANGLGLKVLELPTHPTTGIEIDAFKKLIPKIDLCLLIPNFNSPLGSCMPDENKKEMVKILSENNIPLIEDDVYGDLYFGSVRPKCCKSFDKDGNVLYCSSISKTLAPGYRVGWIAPGKYKDKILKLKLLHSTSSISIVNEAVANFLKSGRYEKHLQQLRKTLQSNYQNYVQTIADSFPEGTKTSRPQGGLSLWVEFDKKIRTTELYDLAINQNISIAPGRMFTFQDQFENCLRLCIGLPWSDDTQAKLKQVGQLAKRIYLK; this comes from the coding sequence ATGAGTAAAGAATTTTTATACACAGAAATAGCAGACGGTATTGCTTCCCAGATCAGAAATGGAGTATTGAAGGCGGGTGATAAACTTCCGTCAGTAAGGATGTTGTGTAATGAACATCAAGTAAGTATGAATACCGCAAAACGAGTTTTCCTTGAGCTCGAATCTCAATCTCTGGTAGAATCAAAGCCACAGTCGGGATATTTTGTAAGCCAGTTATTATCTGTAAAGCTTCCTTTGCCTGAAGTAAGCCGCCCTTCTTTGATTGCTAATAATGACGAACCTGATGAACTGATCAGTAAAGTCTATGAAAATATGGGTAAAAAGGATATTACCTTCTTTTCTATTGGAGTTCCTTCCGGAGATCTTCTTCCTCAGGCTAAACTGAAAAAAGAAATCGTACACGCCATAAGGGAATTAAAAGAGGGCGGAACAGAATATGAAGAACTTCAGGGAAATCTGAAACTGCGAAGAATGATTGCGGTCCGTTCATTACAATGGGGTGGAAATCTTCATGAAAATGACCTTATTACTACAAATGGCGGAATGAATGCCTTATCTTTCTGTTTAATGGCTTTGGGAAAACCAGGAGACACCATTGCTATTGAAAGCCCGTGTTATCCGGGAATTCTTCAGCTTGCCAACGGTTTAGGACTTAAAGTTCTTGAACTGCCTACCCATCCTACCACCGGAATAGAAATTGATGCTTTCAAAAAACTGATTCCAAAGATTGATCTGTGTCTTTTGATTCCAAATTTCAATTCTCCCTTAGGAAGCTGTATGCCGGATGAAAACAAAAAAGAAATGGTAAAGATCCTCTCGGAAAATAATATTCCTCTGATTGAAGATGATGTGTATGGAGACCTTTATTTTGGTTCAGTCCGCCCAAAATGTTGTAAATCTTTTGATAAGGACGGAAACGTCCTCTATTGCAGCTCTATTTCAAAAACACTGGCTCCCGGATATCGTGTAGGCTGGATTGCCCCCGGAAAATATAAAGATAAAATATTAAAACTTAAGCTTTTACACTCCACTTCTTCGATTTCAATTGTGAATGAAGCTGTTGCTAATTTCCTGAAGTCGGGAAGATATGAAAAGCACCTTCAGCAGCTTAGAAAAACATTACAGAGCAATTATCAGAATTATGTACAGACCATTGCTGATTCTTTCCCTGAAGGAACCAAAACCAGCCGCCCACAAGGGGGATTATCCTTATGGGTTGAATTTGATAAAAAAATCCGAACCACAGAACTTTATGATCTTGCTATCAATCAGAATATAAGTATTGCACCGGGAAGGATGTTTACCTTCCAGGATCAGTTTGAAAACTGCCTGAGGCTTTGTATAGGACTTCCCTGGTCAGATGATACACAGGCAAAGCTCAAACAGGTTGGGCAATTGGCAAAAAGGATTTATTTAAAGTAA
- a CDS encoding DUF1569 domain-containing protein: MVKKYLAHPIYFKEITDRISRLSADSPKKWGKMNVCQMLTHCDLVLQVALRKIELPRINPLFETIGVMTKLEMYVFNNGIPRNMPTFQKLIVNFECDFDESKTHLLKTLEEFRKTCENRKLPESHRLFGNMTEKDWEFLEYKHLDHHLKQFNV; this comes from the coding sequence TTGGTAAAAAAATATCTAGCTCATCCAATATATTTTAAGGAAATTACAGACAGAATTTCCAGATTATCTGCAGACAGTCCTAAAAAGTGGGGAAAAATGAATGTCTGTCAGATGCTAACGCATTGTGATCTAGTTCTTCAGGTCGCTTTGAGAAAAATTGAACTTCCCCGTATTAATCCTCTGTTTGAGACAATAGGAGTCATGACAAAACTGGAAATGTATGTTTTCAATAACGGAATTCCCAGAAACATGCCTACTTTTCAAAAACTAATCGTTAATTTTGAGTGTGATTTTGATGAATCAAAAACCCATCTGCTGAAAACACTGGAAGAATTCCGGAAAACCTGTGAAAACAGAAAATTGCCTGAAAGCCACAGATTATTCGGAAACATGACTGAAAAAGACTGGGAATTTTTAGAATATAAACATCTTGATCATCACTTAAAACAATTTAATGTATGA